The following coding sequences are from one Pyxidicoccus xibeiensis window:
- the fadJ gene encoding fatty acid oxidation complex subunit alpha FadJ, translating into MASKLEELEVKQGLSYAVEDGVAVITYDLPDSPVNTLSPETGEAFTRIMSRAEREPEVKAVVFISGKKDNFVAGAKIDFLQTLKTAEEATAISRNGQESFDRLDAFPKPVIAAIHGSCLGGGLEWALACDYRIATDSPKTSLGLPETQLGLIPGAGGTQRLPALIGVQAALDLILTGKSLKPSKAKKLGVVDEVVPVPLLRTLALRRARELAAGTLKVERTRGQGFKGVVSSGKAKGLSGFFQGLANKELWAEVALEDNPLGRKLVFDEARKQLLKKTRGKYPAQEKALQVIRVGLESGHKAGQEAEAKAFGELVVSDVSKRLVEIFFATTALKKENGTSNPSVKPREVKKVAVLGGGLMGGGIAYVASTLQGVPVRVKDKDDAGVGRALKQVQSILDERTKKRSLTSREAAAKMALITAGTDYSGFKSADLVIEAVFEDLKLKHRIIAEVEAVTGEHCIFASNTSSIPITELAKGSRRPSQVIGMHYFSPVNKMPLLEIITHPGTSEWVTATCVEVGKKQGKTVIVVNDGPGFYTSRILAPYMNEAAYLLAEGADIAELDKALVEFGFPVGPMTLLDEVGIDVAQKVGPIMEAAFGKRMAAPKALDNVITDGRLGRKTQKGFYLYEDGKKKDVDPTVYALLPHGKDRKSFDHAEMAERLVLQMVNEAVRCLGEGILRSPRDGDVGAIFGLGFPPFTGGPFRYVDSRGPAEVLRKLEHFHDKLGERFVPAPHLVELVKAGKTFYPR; encoded by the coding sequence ATGGCCAGCAAGCTTGAAGAGCTCGAGGTGAAGCAGGGCTTGTCCTACGCGGTGGAGGACGGCGTCGCCGTCATCACCTATGACCTGCCGGACTCGCCGGTGAACACGCTGTCGCCGGAGACGGGCGAGGCCTTCACCCGCATCATGTCGCGCGCGGAGCGGGAGCCCGAGGTGAAGGCCGTGGTCTTCATCTCCGGCAAGAAGGACAACTTCGTCGCCGGGGCGAAAATCGACTTCCTGCAGACCCTCAAGACGGCGGAGGAGGCCACCGCCATCAGCCGCAACGGCCAGGAGTCGTTCGACCGGCTGGACGCGTTCCCCAAGCCCGTCATCGCGGCCATCCACGGCTCGTGTCTGGGCGGGGGCCTGGAGTGGGCGCTGGCGTGTGACTACCGCATCGCCACCGACAGCCCCAAGACGTCGCTGGGCCTGCCGGAGACGCAGCTGGGCCTGATTCCCGGCGCTGGCGGCACCCAGCGGCTGCCCGCGCTCATCGGCGTGCAGGCGGCGCTGGACCTCATCCTCACGGGCAAGTCGCTCAAGCCGTCCAAGGCGAAGAAGCTGGGCGTGGTGGACGAGGTGGTGCCGGTGCCGCTGCTGCGCACGCTGGCGCTGCGGCGCGCGCGGGAGCTGGCGGCGGGCACGCTCAAGGTCGAGCGCACGCGCGGCCAGGGCTTCAAGGGCGTGGTCTCCAGCGGCAAGGCGAAGGGGCTGTCGGGCTTCTTCCAGGGGCTGGCCAACAAGGAGCTGTGGGCCGAGGTGGCGCTGGAGGACAACCCGCTGGGCCGCAAGCTCGTCTTCGACGAGGCGCGCAAGCAGCTGCTGAAGAAGACGCGCGGCAAGTATCCGGCCCAGGAGAAGGCGCTCCAGGTGATTCGCGTGGGCCTGGAGTCCGGGCACAAGGCGGGCCAGGAGGCCGAGGCGAAGGCGTTTGGCGAGCTGGTGGTGTCGGACGTGTCAAAGCGACTGGTGGAGATCTTCTTCGCCACCACGGCGCTGAAGAAGGAGAACGGCACCTCCAACCCCAGCGTGAAGCCGCGCGAGGTGAAGAAGGTGGCGGTGCTGGGCGGCGGGCTGATGGGCGGCGGCATCGCCTACGTGGCCAGCACGCTGCAGGGCGTGCCGGTGCGCGTGAAGGACAAGGACGACGCGGGCGTGGGCCGCGCGCTCAAGCAGGTGCAGTCCATCCTGGATGAGCGCACGAAGAAGCGCTCGCTGACGTCGCGCGAGGCGGCGGCGAAGATGGCGCTCATCACGGCGGGCACCGACTACAGCGGCTTCAAGTCGGCGGACCTGGTCATCGAGGCGGTGTTCGAGGACCTGAAGCTCAAGCACCGCATCATCGCGGAGGTGGAGGCCGTCACCGGCGAGCACTGCATCTTCGCGTCCAACACCTCCAGCATCCCGATTACGGAGCTGGCCAAGGGCAGCAGGCGGCCGTCGCAGGTCATCGGGATGCACTACTTCAGCCCGGTGAACAAGATGCCGCTCTTGGAGATCATCACCCACCCGGGCACGTCCGAGTGGGTGACGGCCACCTGCGTGGAGGTGGGCAAGAAGCAGGGCAAGACGGTCATCGTCGTCAACGACGGGCCGGGCTTCTACACCTCGCGCATCCTCGCGCCGTACATGAACGAGGCGGCGTACCTGCTGGCCGAGGGCGCGGACATCGCGGAGCTGGACAAGGCGCTGGTCGAGTTCGGCTTCCCGGTGGGGCCGATGACCCTCCTGGACGAGGTGGGCATCGACGTGGCGCAGAAGGTGGGCCCCATCATGGAGGCCGCGTTCGGCAAGCGCATGGCGGCGCCCAAGGCGCTGGACAACGTCATCACGGACGGCCGGCTGGGCCGCAAGACGCAGAAGGGCTTCTACCTGTACGAGGACGGGAAGAAGAAGGACGTGGACCCGACCGTCTACGCCCTGCTGCCGCACGGCAAGGACCGCAAGAGCTTCGACCACGCGGAGATGGCGGAGCGGCTGGTGCTGCAGATGGTGAACGAGGCCGTGCGCTGCCTGGGCGAGGGCATCCTCCGCAGCCCGCGTGACGGCGATGTGGGCGCCATCTTCGGCCTGGGCTTCCCCCCCTTCACCGGCGGCCCGTTCCGCTACGTGGACAGCCGGGGCCCCGCCGAGGTGCTGCG